The proteins below come from a single Tachysurus fulvidraco isolate hzauxx_2018 chromosome 26, HZAU_PFXX_2.0, whole genome shotgun sequence genomic window:
- the prkaa1 gene encoding 5'-AMP-activated protein kinase catalytic subunit alpha-1 isoform X1 — protein sequence MATDKHKHEGRVKIGHYILGDTLGVGTFGKVKVGQHELTKHQVAVKILNRQKIRSLDVVGKIRREIQNLKLFRHPHIIKLYQVICTPTDIFMVMEYVSGGELFDYICKNGKLDEKESRRLFQQIISAVDYCHRHMVVHRDLKPENVLLDAHMNAKIADFGLSNMMSDGEFLRTSCGSPNYAAPEVISGRLYAGPEVDIWSSGVILYALLCGTLPFDDDHVPTLFKKICDGIFFTPQYLNPSVISLLKHMLQVDPMKRATIKEIREDEWFKQDLPKYLFPEDASYSNTMIDEEALKEVCEKFECTEEEVLNCLYSRKNQDPLAVAYHLIIDNRRIMSEAKDFYLATSPPDSFLDDLPAHHFAKPHPERVPFMVAEAQPPRPRHTLDELNPQKSKHLGVRRAKWHLGIRSQSRPNDIMSEVCRAMKQLDYEWKVVNPYYLRVRRKNPVTGLQTKMSLQLYQVDSRTYLLDFRSIDDDILETKSGTATPHRSGSVGNYRTTLKNDKSEKNGSEDVKGEGSAPSTPPVGGAKQAEGSLASSLTSSVDSAGGETYPRPGSHTIEFFEMCANLIKLLAR from the exons TCGGCCAGCATGAACTGACCAAGCACCAAGTAGCTGTGAAGATCCTGAACCGGCAGAAGATCCGCAGTCTGGATGTAGTGGGCAAGATTCGCCGTGAGATCCAGAACCTCAAGCTCTTCAGACACCCACACATAATTAAACT ATACCAGGTGATTTGCACACCGACCGACATATTTATGGTCATGGAATATGTGTCTGGGGGAGAGCTGTTTGACTACATTTGTAAAAATGGAAAG CTCGATGAGAAGGAAAGTCGACGTCTGTTCCAGCAGATCATTTCAGCAGTGGACTACTGCCACAGACACATGGTGGTACACCGAGACCTCAAGCCAGAGAATGTCCTCTTAGATGCGCACATGAATGCTAAAATCGCTGACTTCG GATTATCAAATATGATGTCGGATGGGGAATTCTTGCGGACCAGTTGCGGCTCCCCTAATTATGCAGCTCCTGAAGTCATCTCAGGGAG GCTGTATGCGGGACCCGAGGTAGATATCTGGAGCAGTGGAGTGATCCTGTATGCTCTGCTGTGCGGGACGCTTCCCTTCGATGACGACCACGTCCCAACGCTATTCAAGAAGATCTGTGATGGCATCTTCTTCACCCCACAGTACTTGAATCCTTCAGTTATCAGCCTTCTCAAACACATGCTGCAGGTGGACCCCATGAAGAGAGCCACTATTAAAGAAATCCG GGAGGATGAGTGGTTTAAACAGGACCTGCCAAAGTATCTGTTTCCAGAGGATGCTTCTTACAGTAACACCATGATTGATGAGGAAGCACTCAAGGAGGTGTGTGAGAAGTTTGAGTGCACAGAGGAGGAGGTGCTCAACTGCctttacag TCGGAAAAACCAGGACCCACTTGCAGTTGCATACCATCTGATCATAGATAACCGACGCATTATGAGTGAAGCCAAAGACTTCTACCTGGCCACAAGTCCCCCTGACTCCTTCCTTGATGATCTGCCTGCTCACCACTTTGCCAAGCCTCACCCAGAGCGAGTGCCCTTCATGGTGGCTGAAGCTCAACCACCGCGACCCCGTCACACTCTGGATGAACTCAACCCTCAAAAGTCCAAGCACCTGGGTGTTCGCCGTGCTAAGTGGCACTTAGGCATACGTAGCCAGAGCAGGCCTAATGATATCATGAGCGAAGTCTGTCGGGCCATGAAGCAGCTTGACTACGAGTGGAAG GTTGTTAATCCCTATTATCTACGTGTGCGGAGGAAGAACCCAGTTACAGGCCTGCAAACCAAGATGAGCCTGCAGCTTTACCAAGTGGACAGCAGGACTTATCTACTGGACTTCAGGAGCATAGATG atgATATTTTGGAGACAAAGTCAGGTACTGCCACACCGCATCGCTCTGGCTCGGTTGGCAACTACCGAACTACACTAAAGAACGATAAGAGTGAGAAGAACGGATCAGAGGATGTGAAGGGCGAAGGCTCAGCCCCCTCCACACCCCCAGTAGGTGGGGCTAAGCAGGCAGAGGGCTCCCTTGCTTCTTCACTGACCTCCTCAGTTGACTCAGCAGGAGGAGAGACATACCCGCGGCCCGGCAGTCACACCATCGAATTCTTTGAGATGTGTGCTAACCTCATCAAGCTGCTAGCTCGATAA
- the prkaa1 gene encoding 5'-AMP-activated protein kinase catalytic subunit alpha-1 isoform X2 — translation MVMEYVSGGELFDYICKNGKLDEKESRRLFQQIISAVDYCHRHMVVHRDLKPENVLLDAHMNAKIADFGLSNMMSDGEFLRTSCGSPNYAAPEVISGRLYAGPEVDIWSSGVILYALLCGTLPFDDDHVPTLFKKICDGIFFTPQYLNPSVISLLKHMLQVDPMKRATIKEIREDEWFKQDLPKYLFPEDASYSNTMIDEEALKEVCEKFECTEEEVLNCLYSRKNQDPLAVAYHLIIDNRRIMSEAKDFYLATSPPDSFLDDLPAHHFAKPHPERVPFMVAEAQPPRPRHTLDELNPQKSKHLGVRRAKWHLGIRSQSRPNDIMSEVCRAMKQLDYEWKVVNPYYLRVRRKNPVTGLQTKMSLQLYQVDSRTYLLDFRSIDDDILETKSGTATPHRSGSVGNYRTTLKNDKSEKNGSEDVKGEGSAPSTPPVGGAKQAEGSLASSLTSSVDSAGGETYPRPGSHTIEFFEMCANLIKLLAR, via the exons ATGGTCATGGAATATGTGTCTGGGGGAGAGCTGTTTGACTACATTTGTAAAAATGGAAAG CTCGATGAGAAGGAAAGTCGACGTCTGTTCCAGCAGATCATTTCAGCAGTGGACTACTGCCACAGACACATGGTGGTACACCGAGACCTCAAGCCAGAGAATGTCCTCTTAGATGCGCACATGAATGCTAAAATCGCTGACTTCG GATTATCAAATATGATGTCGGATGGGGAATTCTTGCGGACCAGTTGCGGCTCCCCTAATTATGCAGCTCCTGAAGTCATCTCAGGGAG GCTGTATGCGGGACCCGAGGTAGATATCTGGAGCAGTGGAGTGATCCTGTATGCTCTGCTGTGCGGGACGCTTCCCTTCGATGACGACCACGTCCCAACGCTATTCAAGAAGATCTGTGATGGCATCTTCTTCACCCCACAGTACTTGAATCCTTCAGTTATCAGCCTTCTCAAACACATGCTGCAGGTGGACCCCATGAAGAGAGCCACTATTAAAGAAATCCG GGAGGATGAGTGGTTTAAACAGGACCTGCCAAAGTATCTGTTTCCAGAGGATGCTTCTTACAGTAACACCATGATTGATGAGGAAGCACTCAAGGAGGTGTGTGAGAAGTTTGAGTGCACAGAGGAGGAGGTGCTCAACTGCctttacag TCGGAAAAACCAGGACCCACTTGCAGTTGCATACCATCTGATCATAGATAACCGACGCATTATGAGTGAAGCCAAAGACTTCTACCTGGCCACAAGTCCCCCTGACTCCTTCCTTGATGATCTGCCTGCTCACCACTTTGCCAAGCCTCACCCAGAGCGAGTGCCCTTCATGGTGGCTGAAGCTCAACCACCGCGACCCCGTCACACTCTGGATGAACTCAACCCTCAAAAGTCCAAGCACCTGGGTGTTCGCCGTGCTAAGTGGCACTTAGGCATACGTAGCCAGAGCAGGCCTAATGATATCATGAGCGAAGTCTGTCGGGCCATGAAGCAGCTTGACTACGAGTGGAAG GTTGTTAATCCCTATTATCTACGTGTGCGGAGGAAGAACCCAGTTACAGGCCTGCAAACCAAGATGAGCCTGCAGCTTTACCAAGTGGACAGCAGGACTTATCTACTGGACTTCAGGAGCATAGATG atgATATTTTGGAGACAAAGTCAGGTACTGCCACACCGCATCGCTCTGGCTCGGTTGGCAACTACCGAACTACACTAAAGAACGATAAGAGTGAGAAGAACGGATCAGAGGATGTGAAGGGCGAAGGCTCAGCCCCCTCCACACCCCCAGTAGGTGGGGCTAAGCAGGCAGAGGGCTCCCTTGCTTCTTCACTGACCTCCTCAGTTGACTCAGCAGGAGGAGAGACATACCCGCGGCCCGGCAGTCACACCATCGAATTCTTTGAGATGTGTGCTAACCTCATCAAGCTGCTAGCTCGATAA